GAGGGCATCGACCCGAGGATGAGGGGCGCATCCAGGTGGCTGGAGTGGTTGGCCACCACGATGTAGGGGCCCTTCACGTTCTTCAGCAGCGCCCGGTCGGTGATGGTCACGTGGACCATCGACCAGATGACCGGCTTCAGCAGCAGGCGCTGGGCGACGAAACGGGCGCCCGCCTGGGCCTTCGAGGTGTATCTGTTGCCGAACTGCACCTGCTCAGCGTACCCACTCCACCTGCGGAACCGAAACGCGGCCGGAGGATGTCTCAGTCGTTGCGACTGGAGGAGATCTTTCCGGACGCCCAGCGGATTCCGCTCCGCGGAGCGTGCTTGATGACGAACATCAGGAACTGGAAACGGCGCGACGGTATCGAGAGCACCTTGCCCTTCTCCACGTCGCGGAGGCACGTCGCGACCAGTTCGTCGACGTCGACCCAGAGGAATTTCGGGATGGACGACTCCCGGATGCCCGCCCGGGAGTGGAACTCGGTCTTCACCCAGCCGGGGCAGAGCGTCGTGACCTGCACGCCCGAACCGCGGAGCTCGACGGAGAGCCCCTGGCTGTAGGAGGCCACCCACGCCTTGACGGCCGAATAGCTGCCCATCATGACGAACCCGGCCACGCTCGACACGTTCACGATCGTCCCGGAGCCGCGCGAGCGCATCGCACGCCCCGCTGCGGCGCCCAGCATGAGCACCCCACGCACCATGACGTCGATCGCCTTCTCGTGGGGTGTCGTGTCGACGGCGAGCAGGGAGGTGTGCACACCGAAGCCGGCGTTGTTCACCAGCATGCCGATGGGCGACGAGGCATCTTCGAGACGCGCGGCAACCCGCAGCACGTCGGCGCGGTCGCCGAGGTCGGCCGAGATCGTCTCGACCTCGATGCCGTATTCTGTGCGCAGCGACTCGGCCGTCTCGGCGAGCCTGGACTCGTCGCGTGCGACGATGACCAGGTTGTCACCCCGGTTTGCCAGTGCGCGCGCGAACGCCGCACCGATACCCGAGGTGCCGCCCGTGACCATTGCCGTAACCATGGCAATCACGATACGTGATGGCGACGAACCACCGATGCACTTTTGTATGAACGCTCACTTCCTCTGCCCGACCGGAGAACCCCATGACCTCTGACTTCGACATCCGCGAATACACCCGCACGGCCGCGGGCAGCCATGAGGCGACCCTGCCGCTCGCGGCGTTCGCCGAGCATCCGCTCACCGAGCAGACGCTGCAGACGCTCAGCTACCTCCGCGACCTCGAGGACTTCACGATGCACCACATGCGCGACGTGCTGGTGACCCCGAGCCACAAGGACGCCCGGCTCACCGCGTTCCTCGCGACCTGGGCGTTCGAGAAGTTCTGGATCGCGGATGCGTTCGACCGCATCATCGCCGTGCACCAGGACTTCACCCCCGCCACACACCGGGCCCGCTCGGGCGTCGTGCGCTTCGCCCGCGAGGCGATCGACCGGGTCTCACCGATCGTCACGGCCATCCGGTCGAACCTGATCGGCGAGGACATCATCGCCGGTCACGTCACGCGGGGTTACATCGACGAACTCGTCAGCCGGGTGGCCTACTCCCAGCTGGCGAAGAACGACCCGAACGAGGCGCTGGCCGAGGTGCTTACGGGCTTCCAGGCGCTCCGCGACAGGCATCTGCAGTTCTTCGAAGGCGAAACCGTCCGAAGACTGGAAGAATCGGTATCGGCTCGGAAGCTCACCAGGTCGTCGCTTCGGCGCTCGTGGGTGCCGACGGGCACGCACGAGCAACCGATCCAGGAGACCCGATTGATGATGAAGTACGTGTTCAGTGACGCCGAGGGGCGCGCTGGAGTCTCCACTGTCGACCGGGGCATCGACGCCCTTCCGGGCCTCAGGGGGCTGGGTCTCCTGGCGAGGGCGACCAGGCACTACGGCGTGCGGGCCACCGCGTGACCGCGCCGGAGACGTCGTTCAGCCCGCTCGAGGGCCAACACATCATGCTCACCGGCGCCACCGGCTTTGTCGGCCAGGCGATCCTCGAGAAACTGCTGGCGGACTACCCGACCACGCGCATGACCCTGCTGATCAGGCCGAAGGGTTCCCTCACCGGCGAGGCCCGGCTGAAGAGCCTGCTGCGGAAGCCGGTCTTCTCGAAGTGGCGTGAGCGTGTCGGCCAGGAGGAGGTCGACCGAGCGATGACGGAGCGCATCTCCGTGATCGAGTCGAGCATGGGATCGGTCGCGGGGCTCCCCGCCGACCTCGACGTCCTCATCCACAGCGCATCGACCGTGTCGTTCGACCCGCCGATCGACGAGGCCTTCAAGACCAACGTCGGCGGTGCCGTCGGCCTCTATGAGGCGCTGCTGGCCACCGGCAGCGACCCGCACGTCGTGCACGTGTCGACGGCCTACGTCGGCGGTATCAACAAGGGCACCGCCGTCGAGGCGAGCCTGAAGCACTCGATCCAGTGGCGTGACGAGATGGCTGCCGCACTGGCCGCCCGGGTCACCGTCGAGGCCTCCTCGAGGCGCCCCGAGGTGCTCCGCAAGATGATCGCCGACGCGAAGCTCGACAACGGCAAGGTCGGGCCGCATGCGGTCGCCGTCGCCGCCGAGATCGGCCGCACGGAGTGGGTCACGAAGCGCCTCGTCGACTACGGGCGCACCCGCGCGCAGAGCGTCGGCTGGGCCGACGTCTACGCCCTGACGAAGTCGATGAGCGAGCGGGTCGCCGAGGAGCTCTGGGCCGGCAACGGCCACCGTCTCTCCGTGGTTCGCCCCGCGATCATCGAGAGCGCCCTGAAGCACCCCTTCCCGGGCTGGATCGACGGCTTCAAGGTGGCGGATCCGCTGATCATCGCCTACGGCCGCGGGCTGGTGCCCGAGTTCCCGGGGCTGCCCGACAGCATCCTCGACATCATCCCCGTGGACATCGTCGTGAACGCCACCCTCGCGGTCGCGGCGAACCCGCCTGCTCCCGCCGACCCCAAGTACTTCCACCTCTCCTCCGGTGGCCGCAATCCGCTGACGTTCCGGGAGATCTACGAGAACGTGCTGAAGTACTTCCGCGCGAACCCGATCCCCGACGAGCAGCGCGGCCACATCCGCACTCCCTACTGGGACTTCCCCGGCGCCCGGGCGATCGCCCGCAGCCTCCGCACCGGCGAGCGCGCGAACAAGCTGCTGCAGCGCACCCTGCTCCGGCTGCCCTCCACCCAGACCACCCGCAGTTTCATGCGGCAGGCGTCCGCCCGGCAGACCGACCTCGAACTGCTCCGCGCGTACAGCGACCTGTACCAGAACTACACGCAGGCCGAGATCATCTACGACGACTCGCGGACGGCCGAGCTCAACGAGCAGTTGCCGCAGGATGCCCGGCAGACGTTCGGCTTCGATGCCACCGAGATCGACTGGGACCACTACCTGCAGGAGGTGCACTTCCCGGCGGTCACGACGCTGATGCGCACCTTCAGCTCCCGTCCCCGCGCGAAGGTGCAGGCCCCGAAGCCGCTTCCCGAGAACCCCGAAGCAGTCGCGTTCTTCGACCTCGAGGGCACCGTGCTCGCGTCGAACATCGTCGAGCAGTACCTCTGGGTGCGGCTCGCCAGCCTCGACCGCGCGAAGTGGCCGCAGGAGCTCGCGAACCTGTTCGGCTCGCTCCCCCGCTACCTCGCCGCCGACCGCCGCGACCGGGGCGAGTTCATCCGCACGTTCTACCGCCGGTACGAGGGGGTCGACGAGCAGGCGCTCCGCGACCTGATCCATGACACCGTCGGCGACGTGCTGCTGCAGCGGATCCGCCCCGAGGCCGTGCGCCAGATCCGCAAGCACCGTGAGGCGGGGCACCGCACCGTGCTCGTCACCGGGGCCATCGACGTGCTGGTGGAGCCGTTCGTCACCCTCTTCGACGAGGTCGTGTCGAGCCACATGCACTCGAAGGACGGCATCTGGACCGGGCATCTCTCAAAACCCCCGCTCGTCGACGAGGCCCGGGCCGCCTGGCTCCGCCTCTACGGCACGCGCGAAGGCGTCGACCTCTCGAAGTCGTACGCCTACGGCGACAGCATCGCCGACCGGTCCTGGCTCGAGCTGGTGGGGAACCCCCAGGCCGTGAATCCGGATGCCGCGCTGTTCCAGCACGCGACCCAGAAGCACTGGCGCATCCACCAGTGGAGCGACCACAACCACAGCCGGATCGACACCCTCGGCGAACTGCTGCGCGGCGACACCGTGCAGCGAACCTCCTCCATCCCGGCCCTCGGCCCGAGCCCGAAAGAAACCACCCATGAGTAGACCAGGCTTCGTTCTGAGCGTCGACGCGCAGACACCTCCGCTCGTCGTGTTCCAGGGCGAGAAAGTGCTGCTCGAGCGGCTTCCGATCGGTGCGAGCGTGCTGTACCCGCCCGAGGCACTGCAGGGCATCCGTTCGCTCGACGAGGCGATCGGCCGTGCGCTCGACAGCCCCGTCGACAGCGAACCGCTCAGCGCGCTCCTGACGCGCGGCTCACGCGTCACGATCGTGTTCGAAGACCTCTCGCAGCCGGTGACGAGCCGCACGGCTCCGGATGTCCGCCAGCGCGTCATCGAACAGGTTCTCGAGCGGGCCGCCCTGGCCGGCGTCGACGACGTCGAGCTCATCGCCGCCACCGGTCTCCGTCGCCGCCTCACCGCGCTCGACCTGCAGCGTGTGCTCGGCGAACGGGTCTACGCCTCGTTCGCGCCCGACCATGTGCGGAGCCACGACGCCGAAGCAGAGTCCCTGGCGACCGTCGGCGAACTGGCCGACGGCACCCCGATCGAGGTCAACGGTCGGGTCGCGTCGAGCGACCTGGTGATCTCGGTGCGGCTCGCGACAGCGGTCGGCAACGAGGGTGCGGCGGCCGTCGCCACCAAGCTGATCGGCGCGAGGACCGCCCGGGCGCGCGGATCGTTCGCGGCCC
Above is a genomic segment from Subtercola boreus containing:
- a CDS encoding SDR family NAD(P)-dependent oxidoreductase — its product is MVTAMVTGGTSGIGAAFARALANRGDNLVIVARDESRLAETAESLRTEYGIEVETISADLGDRADVLRVAARLEDASSPIGMLVNNAGFGVHTSLLAVDTTPHEKAIDVMVRGVLMLGAAAGRAMRSRGSGTIVNVSSVAGFVMMGSYSAVKAWVASYSQGLSVELRGSGVQVTTLCPGWVKTEFHSRAGIRESSIPKFLWVDVDELVATCLRDVEKGKVLSIPSRRFQFLMFVIKHAPRSGIRWASGKISSSRND
- a CDS encoding HAD-IB family hydrolase; the protein is MTAPETSFSPLEGQHIMLTGATGFVGQAILEKLLADYPTTRMTLLIRPKGSLTGEARLKSLLRKPVFSKWRERVGQEEVDRAMTERISVIESSMGSVAGLPADLDVLIHSASTVSFDPPIDEAFKTNVGGAVGLYEALLATGSDPHVVHVSTAYVGGINKGTAVEASLKHSIQWRDEMAAALAARVTVEASSRRPEVLRKMIADAKLDNGKVGPHAVAVAAEIGRTEWVTKRLVDYGRTRAQSVGWADVYALTKSMSERVAEELWAGNGHRLSVVRPAIIESALKHPFPGWIDGFKVADPLIIAYGRGLVPEFPGLPDSILDIIPVDIVVNATLAVAANPPAPADPKYFHLSSGGRNPLTFREIYENVLKYFRANPIPDEQRGHIRTPYWDFPGARAIARSLRTGERANKLLQRTLLRLPSTQTTRSFMRQASARQTDLELLRAYSDLYQNYTQAEIIYDDSRTAELNEQLPQDARQTFGFDATEIDWDHYLQEVHFPAVTTLMRTFSSRPRAKVQAPKPLPENPEAVAFFDLEGTVLASNIVEQYLWVRLASLDRAKWPQELANLFGSLPRYLAADRRDRGEFIRTFYRRYEGVDEQALRDLIHDTVGDVLLQRIRPEAVRQIRKHREAGHRTVLVTGAIDVLVEPFVTLFDEVVSSHMHSKDGIWTGHLSKPPLVDEARAAWLRLYGTREGVDLSKSYAYGDSIADRSWLELVGNPQAVNPDAALFQHATQKHWRIHQWSDHNHSRIDTLGELLRGDTVQRTSSIPALGPSPKETTHE